A region of the Methylomagnum ishizawai genome:
TGGTTCCGCACCCCGGACCGGATCGCCCCACCTCCAACATTGGCCTCAGAACCATGACCCAACAATACTCCACACAGTCCTTCCCCCTCCTGAAAAGCGGCCTGTGCGCCCTGTCCATCGCGTTGAGCGCGTTGTTCGCGGCGGGCTGCGGCAGCGACCAGGGCGGCGGCGGCGGCGTCTCGGCCCCCGCCAGCGAGGAGGCCCATATCGCCGGCAATGTCCAGGACCAGCACGGCCCGATCATGGACGGCAAGGTCGAAGTCCACGACAAGAACGGCAAGCTCATCGTCAGCACCCCGCTGTCCGGCAATTCCAACCATTACAACCTCACCGTGCCGGCCGGCACCCTGTATCCCATCGTGCTGACCGCGACCCCGCCCGCGAATGACGTGGTCGGCCCGGTCAAGGCCGTGGTGACCAGTCCCCTGGCCGACCGCATGGACATCACCGATGTGACCACCATCGTGGTGGATTCCGCCCTGACCCTGGGCGGGCTGACCGCCGAAAATATCGCCAAGGCGTCCGGCGCGGCCATCGGCCTCAGGCAGCGCGAAGGCGTGAGCGCGGGCGCGGGCGGCGGCGGCAGTGGGGCCGGCCAGAGCGCCGGCGGCGTCAGCCGGGGCGGCCATGGCGGACACGATATGTCGGGCATGGGCGGTGGCTCCGGTTCCAGCGGCGGCGATTCCTCCATGGAGGGGATGCAGCACTGAGCCAGGACTGCGGCTTCCCGATAAAAAACGGCGGTGGGGACGACCCACCGCCGTTTTTTTATGGTCCCGTCATCCGCGGCGAATTTCCGTCGCGTCCCGTCCGGCCAAGGCGCTGGAAGTGTCGGAAAACCTAGGCTAGGGTACCCCCGCCCCGTACCATTGGACGGCACCGGCGCGGCACGATCCCAATCAGCCCGTTCCGTTCCCAATCTCCCGCCCCGCCTGTTGCCATCCCTTACTGACTACAACGTTTGAGGCCATATCATGAACAACGTCCGTTTATGTTTTTGGGTTGGGTGGGCTGCGGCTTGGTCCGCGCTCTCCTGGGGGACCGCGCAGGCGGCGGGTTGGACGGCGACCGGCGCCCTGCCCCAGGCACGCTACCAGCACACCGCCACCCTACTGCGCGACGGCAAGGTACTGGCCGCGGGCGGCATCTACAACATCGACCCCGAGACCCCGCCCTACCTCGCCGACGCGGCGCTGTACGATCCGGCCACCGGCCTTTGGACCGCCACCGGCTCGCTGCCCCAGATCAACTATTACCATACCGCCACCCTGCTCCCCAACGGTAAAGTCCTGGCCGTCGGCGGGGACGAATACTGGAACGGCGTCCCCGATACCGGCCCCGACGCCATCAGCGCGGCGCTATACGACCCCGCCACCGGCACCTGGACCGCCGCCACCGCCCTGCCCACGCCACGGGATGCCCACACCGCCACCCTGCTGACCAACGGCAAGGTGCTGGTCGCAGGGGGCTATGGCAACAACCAGTCGCTCGCCAGCGCGGTGCTGTACAACCCGGCCAGCGGCACCTGGACCCCCACCAACCCACTGCCCGAGGCGCGGATCTTCCACACCGCCACCCTGCTGACCAACGGCAAGGTGCTGGTCGCGGGGGGCTATAACGATAGCCAGTCCCTCGCCAGCGCGGCCTTGTACGATCCGGCCAGCGGCACCTGGACCGCCACCGGTTCCATGTCCCAGGTACGCTATAACCATACCGCCACCTTGCTGCCCAATGGCAAGGTCTTGGTCGCGGGGGGCGATCATCCCGGCGACCCCGTCCACCAAACCTCCGGCGCGGAACTATACGATCCGGCCACCGGCACCTGGAGCGCGACCGGCGCGTTGCCGCAAACGGTGGATTTCGGCCACACCGCCACCCTGCTGCCCAACGGCAAGGTACTGGTCGCGGGGGGTGGGTATTACTACGATGGCCATGATGACTACTCCGCCAAGGCGGCGCTGTACGATCCGGCCAACGGCACCTGGAGCGCCACCAGTTCGATGATCCAAGCGCGGAGCGGCCATTCGGCGACCCTGCTGCGCAACGGCAAGCTCCTGGTCGCGGGGGGATACGACACCGGCACCAACCAATACCTCGCCGAGGCCGAAATCTACACCGCCGCCAACGGCGGGCAGGGCGCTCCCGATTTCGTGGTCACGGCGGTCGATTTGACGCCCGCGGTGCCCACTGTCAACGCCGCCTTCACCGCCAAGGTCACGGTCAAGAACCAAGGCCAAACCGCGGGCGACGCCGGACAATTGCTGGCCTGGACCGACCAGCGCAGCGCCCCGGTCTGCGGCGCGACCGCCGACCTGTCCGCCAGCATCGGCGTCCTGGCTCCGGGGGCCAGCGTGACGCTGACCCTCGCCAACCTCCATGCGGCCAAGGCCGGGGCGCTGGTTTTCCGCGCCTTCGCCGACGGCACCTGCGCCATCCTGGAAAGCAACGAGCGCAACAACCAAACCACCCTGGCCTACCGCGTCCTCGGTGCCCAGCCCGATTTCGTGGTCAGCGCCGTCGCGCTCGGCCCGGTCAACCCCAAGGACGGCAAGATCGCCGCCACGGTGACGGTCAAGAACCAAGGCGCGGGGGCGGGCGACGCGGGTTATCTCGATGTCTGGGCCAACCAGCCCGCCGCCCAAACCTGCGGTGCCCAAGGCGATGCCTGGGCCGATATCGGCAAACTCGCGGCGGGCGCGTCCAGGACGGTCAAGCTCAACTTGATCCCCGGAGCCCCCGGCGCGAAGACCTTCCGGGCCTTCGTCGATAGCTGGTGCGGCACCGCCGAAGCCAACGAAAACAACAACCAGACGGCCCAGGGCTATACCGCGCAATAGGCCGCGGCCATGGAAAACGGCGGTGGGAACGGCCCACCGCCGTTTTTTATTGCCCGCGCTACGGCCTGGGTTGGTTCAGGCGCTGCTCGATCTTGCGCTTGTACAGCAGGAAATGCATGGTCTGGAGCTGTTCCGGCGTCTCGACCCCCAGGATCGACAAGGGCAAGTCGATATCGCTGATATGGATCGGATAGCGCAGCCCGCTCCGGCGCAAGGCCAGGATGCGCTCCGCCGCCGCCGCGAATACATCCTGTCCGCTCTCCATGGAGGAGCATTCCCAGTCGTCGCAGGCGATGGTGTACGCCGCCCGTCCCGGCCCGATCTCCTGGGCGAACACCCGCACCTCGATCTTCTTGCCCACCGCCCCCGGCGGGAGCCCGGCGGGCCGCGCGGCGTATTCCCCCGCGCCATCGCGCTCGACCAGGTAATACTCGATCCCCGCCGCCGCCAGCACATAACGCTGCAACACCGCCCCCAGGAACACCGCATACGGCCCCAGCACCACCGACGGCCCCAGGGGTTCGTGGACCCGGTGGAACAAGGAGCCGCGCTCGTCCAGGATGAACACCCGCACCTGCGCCGCCTCCGCCAGGCAGAACACCTGGACCGCCCCCGGTTTATTGCAACGGTAGAGCGCGGGCAAAGGGTCCAGCCCAGCGCCCGCCAGGGCCGGATCGAAACTCAAGGAGGCGAAAGACGCCCTGGTCGCGGCCAGTTCCGCATAGAGCCGCTCCTCGTCGGGCAGTTCCCGGAACTCCACCCCCAGGGGCAGGCGCTCGAACAGGAAATAGGAACGCCCGCCCCGCACCACATAACGCGCCGCGCCCGCCCCGAACGCCGCCCGCAGGGCGCGGTACACGGCTTCGACCCGGCCCGCGATGGTGCGGGCGCGGGTGGTGGCAAAGCAAAAGCTATGGAAGCGCGGGGCTTCCCCGCCGGATTCGTTGACCAGTTCGGCCAGGCAGGCGAACAGCCCGGTCAGGCCCTGGTATTGATGGACCAGGATTTCCCGCCAGGAAGTCAGGATCAAGGCATCGACCCGCTCGATCAGGTTGGCCCGTTCGTAGCCATAGCTCAGGGCGTCGTAGCGGTTGCTGGCCAGGCGCAGGTTGGCGCGGCGCTGGGCTTCGGCATCCGCGCCCAGATTGATGAACAAGGCCACGGCCACGGCGCGGGGTGGACGGCTGTATTCGTCCAGGGTTTCCGATTCCGCCCGCTGCGTCTTGAGGACCCCGGCCAGGGCGTCGCACGCCTGCCGTAGTTCCGAGGGGCCGAACACGCTGTGCTGGGTTTCCAGGTACGGGTTCATGGACGGGCGGTACAAGTTGTTATGCACCAGCCAGGTGAGGCCCTCCAGGAGGCTCCGGGTTTTGCGGAGGATGGGCGCGGCGCTGGCACCGCCCTCGCGCCGCAGCGACAGCGCCCAGCCCGGTTCGCCATCGGCCAGCCGGATTTCTTGCAGGGCGTAGTCCTCCGGCTCGATATGGTCGCCGCCGTCCAGGCAGAGCGAGTCGATCTTGCCCGGCTTGCGTTCCAGCGCGGCGGACATGCGCCGCCCCAGCCGGATGATCTCCTCGCCCACCAAGGCCCGTCCGCCCGAGTGCAGCAAGGCGAACCGGCGCATTCCTTCATAGCTCAGGCGCAGTTCGCCGACGATGGCTTTCTGTTCTTCCAAGGCCGCCACGACGCGCCAACGGCGGCGCTGTTCGATGGCTTTGAGCCGGGCGGGGGGCCAGCCCCAGTCCCGGACCTTGCGGGCCAGGATTTCGCGCCGCCGCGCCTTCTCGGCGGGGGCCGCCGTCACCGCCGCCATCAGCCCGTTGATCTTGAGGTAGAAGCTTTGGCGGGCCAGTTCCAGCCGGGCGGTTTCGCCGCGCGCCAGCAGATAGCGCTCGACCTTGCGGTACATCAGGAGATAGGAATCGAGTTCCTCGC
Encoded here:
- a CDS encoding kelch repeat-containing protein, with product MNNVRLCFWVGWAAAWSALSWGTAQAAGWTATGALPQARYQHTATLLRDGKVLAAGGIYNIDPETPPYLADAALYDPATGLWTATGSLPQINYYHTATLLPNGKVLAVGGDEYWNGVPDTGPDAISAALYDPATGTWTAATALPTPRDAHTATLLTNGKVLVAGGYGNNQSLASAVLYNPASGTWTPTNPLPEARIFHTATLLTNGKVLVAGGYNDSQSLASAALYDPASGTWTATGSMSQVRYNHTATLLPNGKVLVAGGDHPGDPVHQTSGAELYDPATGTWSATGALPQTVDFGHTATLLPNGKVLVAGGGYYYDGHDDYSAKAALYDPANGTWSATSSMIQARSGHSATLLRNGKLLVAGGYDTGTNQYLAEAEIYTAANGGQGAPDFVVTAVDLTPAVPTVNAAFTAKVTVKNQGQTAGDAGQLLAWTDQRSAPVCGATADLSASIGVLAPGASVTLTLANLHAAKAGALVFRAFADGTCAILESNERNNQTTLAYRVLGAQPDFVVSAVALGPVNPKDGKIAATVTVKNQGAGAGDAGYLDVWANQPAAQTCGAQGDAWADIGKLAAGASRTVKLNLIPGAPGAKTFRAFVDSWCGTAEANENNNQTAQGYTAQ
- a CDS encoding class I adenylate cyclase, with product MSGPNAHPIHLGVPGEDIDRRDLATVVRRFKNLHRLQAQHIQECQTLRQREFLDLLPLLFHCNHPNLPGFVSLDTPAGLPDYQPGRATLRCAAKLSKSFESRSRGLRPEYPIDALYLMGSVGSIAYSRKSDLDIWLCHRPGLATARLAELHRKAAGIEQWAASLGLEAHIFFIDSEMFRQGQGTPVSTESCGSVQHHLLLEEFYRTSVWLAGRIPGWWLVPPEQEERYGEYLRHLIDNRFVNADDLIDFGGLERVRPEEFLGGALWHLNKAIASPHKSLLKLLLMESYSAEYPRIEWLCTRLKAALYQDQTDSEELDSYLLMYRKVERYLLARGETARLELARQSFYLKINGLMAAVTAAPAEKARRREILARKVRDWGWPPARLKAIEQRRRWRVVAALEEQKAIVGELRLSYEGMRRFALLHSGGRALVGEEIIRLGRRMSAALERKPGKIDSLCLDGGDHIEPEDYALQEIRLADGEPGWALSLRREGGASAAPILRKTRSLLEGLTWLVHNNLYRPSMNPYLETQHSVFGPSELRQACDALAGVLKTQRAESETLDEYSRPPRAVAVALFINLGADAEAQRRANLRLASNRYDALSYGYERANLIERVDALILTSWREILVHQYQGLTGLFACLAELVNESGGEAPRFHSFCFATTRARTIAGRVEAVYRALRAAFGAGAARYVVRGGRSYFLFERLPLGVEFRELPDEERLYAELAATRASFASLSFDPALAGAGLDPLPALYRCNKPGAVQVFCLAEAAQVRVFILDERGSLFHRVHEPLGPSVVLGPYAVFLGAVLQRYVLAAAGIEYYLVERDGAGEYAARPAGLPPGAVGKKIEVRVFAQEIGPGRAAYTIACDDWECSSMESGQDVFAAAAERILALRRSGLRYPIHISDIDLPLSILGVETPEQLQTMHFLLYKRKIEQRLNQPRP